From the Helianthus annuus cultivar XRQ/B chromosome 17, HanXRQr2.0-SUNRISE, whole genome shotgun sequence genome, the window TCATTCCTGACGTTAGTAAAGAAATAAAGCCCCAAATGGACATGATATTTACAAGCCTCGATGATTGTTATTCAATGTATGTTACGTATGCCAAGGCTTGTGGTTTTTTAGTCAGGAACGAGACTGCAAAGATAAACGCCAAAGGTGAAAAACATATTAAGTATTACATGTGTATGAGAGCTAGGGTATATAAGGACAAGAAGGTTGATACGTTGGACCCCAATCAAAAGGAACGTTTAGTGCGATCCAACTTTTCAAAGAGGACTGATTGTGGTGCACTGTTATGTGTAATTTTTGAGGTTGGATCATGGAAGGTCTATAAGTTTGTCGAGGAGCACAACCATGATCTTGTTGAACGCCCTGATAAGCATTTTCTTCCAACTGAACGACACCTCACTCAGCTCCCGAAGCATGTTATACACAACATGTCTAAGTTGAATTTGGGTCCAGTTAAggcgtttaatgttatgaagactTGTTTTGGCGGTTTTGAAGACGTCAGTGCAAGTAAAGTTGAATTTAAGAACTACAAGAGGCAAATTAACTTGTTTATAGGGGAATACGACGCCGAGATGGTTGTGagacatttggatgaaaaaaAAACAGCCCAGCCTAATTTTTCGTACGATTACTTCACAGATGAAGACAATCGTTTGAAGGGACTTTTTTGGTGTGACGATCAAGCCAAACGTAATTACCACGTGTTTGgtgatgtgatttcgtttgacgccacgtatcgttccaacaagtaatattttataattcaacttcttctgttcttttggcgttttatgagtttacatgcaatggcgttttattatTGTTTCAGTTCTAATGGCTTTTTCATATGCAGATACGCTATGGTGTTTGTACCGTTCACTGGTATAGACAATGATCACTGCAATGTTACATTTGGTGTTGCATTATTGGCGTCGGAAATTGCTGATACGTATATTTGGTTGTTGAGAGTTTTTCTAAAAGTTGTTGGTtctcaaccaaaagttgttgtcactGACCAAGATCCAGCAATGAAGAAAGCTATTTCTGCATTATTTGTTGACACGAGGCATCGGTTATGCATGTGGCATGTGATGCATAAACTTTCTCTGCATGTTGATATGCTTATTTTTTACCTTTGGCGTTTTAGGATATAATGCGTTTTAAAATATATGGCATTCTGTACCCTGTTACtggtttttaattaatttttgtctttgtgtaatatatatgtttttttgcATGGCGTTTTCATGTTTATACATAGGTTGGTATTAGGTTATGCAATTCCACCAATTTCAAAGAACGTATTTGTGGTGTTCTGTGGACGGATATTCTTACACCTGAAGAGTTTGAATAAGAATGGGAAGTGGTTATCGGAGAGTTCAATTTAGCAGATAATGACTGGCTATCTGATATTTTTGCACTCAGGGAATCTTGGATCCCT encodes:
- the LOC118488944 gene encoding protein FAR1-RELATED SEQUENCE 5-like, translating into MEFWAIARLSQDDKGKVLAIVAIVGKKEIVITSEILTIKLQLRDTGDDDKFLKLVMDVEFIEQGYYGSTKYATYEKKHCSAGLKYLFHAIMHCLSDKVASSSERFCPKTGLPFIIPDVSKEIKPQMDMIFTSLDDCYSMYVTYAKACGFLVRNETAKINAKGEKHIKYYMCMRARVYKDKKVDTLDPNQKERLVRSNFSKRTDCGALLCVIFEVGSWKVYKFVEEHNHDLVERPDKHFLPTERHLTQLPKHVIHNMSKLNLGPVKAFNVMKTCFGGFEDVSASKVEFKNYKRQINLFIGEYDAEMVVRHLDEKKTAQPNFSYDYFTDEDNRLKGLFWCDDQAKRNYHVFGDVISFDATYAMVFVPFTGIDNDHCNVTFGVALLASEIADTYIWLLRVFLKVVGSQPKVVVTDQDPAMKKAISALFVDTRHRLCMWESWIPAYYRMEELSGLMRTISRTESENHFFGQVCNSKATLVEFMTHYETAIEA